Part of the Bdellovibrionales bacterium genome, GATTTGTCCCAGTCTCGGATGGACCAAGGTTACGAAAGTTTCTCGGGCTTTGGGACGCTCCCCAATAAAGAAAACCCTATGGTATGGGATGCTATGATCGCTTCGGGATTAAAGACCCTTCCCGAGCGCAGTTACTACGAAAATAAAGAGTTAATGAAAGACTTTAGGAAAATTCTCGTCGATTTTTTTAAAACGGTCAAAGCCGATCAGCCCGAAAAACGCGCGGATTGGGTGATCACTTTCGAAAGCGATTATGCGATGAAGACGCCACTTCCTCGTGAAATGCGTGGGCGAATCACCGAGAAGCGAGACATCGCTCGAAAAGAACTTCTTAAAAAGTATCCTTCCCTCAAACTCGATCGTTTTGTTGCACGCATTCCTGAGAAAACCGTGTTTATCGATCTGATGCCCGAGGGGAATGAGTTCATGAACAACGCGGTGACGGAAATGCCGCTGGAGCAATTAAAAAGCGTCTATATGTTCCACAGCATTTCGGATTATCTCGACGATGCATATCCTGACTATTTTAAAAAGTTTTTTAACTTTCGCAAAAAGCATTTAGGAGGACCTAACATTCGTCCGCCTCGTCAAGAAGAGTGCACGCAAACCGCGGTGGCTTACTTCTCCATGGAGATTGATAAGGAGCTCATGGGAATTTTATTTCCCGAGTTCCCACAAGAGAAGGTGATCGAGTTGGGCGAGCGGGTCCGAAAATCCATCGTGAGTGGACTGAAAAATAACAAGTGGATGTCATCGTCCACGCGCAAAGAGGCAATCAAGAAAATTGAAAAGGCCAAATTATTTTTGGTGAAACCTCAGAATGAGAGCGAGTGGGATTTTATGCCCATCGAAAAGTATTCGACGGATCGGCAGTACGCGAATCGCGCGCTTTATAAAAAAGCTCGTACCGAAAAATCCCTCAAAGAGATTTCAGAAGAGCGCAATCCGGCGCGCTGGTCGATGTCTCCTTTAACAGTCAATGCGTATTACTCCGGGGCTGATAATAAGTTTGTGCTTCCCATGGGGATCTTGCAGTATCCGTTCTTTGATGGATCAAGTCTCGACATCGAAAATCTTGCGGCCATGGGATCTGTGGTGGGGCATGAGCTCGGTCACGGCGTTGATGATAAAGGGTCCAAGTATGATTACTCCGGTAAAGTTCGTCAGTGGTTCACGGATAAGGACCTTAAGGAGTTTCAGACTCGCGGAGCTCAATTTGTCGAGCAGTTTGATAAGATAGGTCATGATGGAAAGCTCACTTTGGGCGAGAACATCGGGGATCATGTCGGAATTAGTTTTAGTTATAATGCCGCCTTCCCAGATCCGGCGAAAGCCAGTCTCGAAGATAAAAAGAAGTTCTTTGAGGCCTATGCGCGCAACTGGTGCCAGGTGATTCGCCCGGCCACGGCGCAACGCTTGTTAAAGACCGATCCTCACTCCGCCGGTAAAGAACGAATCAACCAGCAGGTGATCCATGTCGATGCGTTCTACGATGCGTATAGCTGTAAAGAGGGTGATAAGATGTATCGCGCACCCGAGGCTCGCGTTCGCGTTTGGTAGTTTTTTAATCAACTGGGTCGAGGTTGCGGTGTATTAATTTACATTCGCAAAAAGCCACCATACAATTTTGTTGTAATGGCTTCACCTCGACTCTCTATTCTTATTCCTACGTTCAATCGAGCGGACTTGCTCTCACAGACGCTGAAGACCGTTTTGGCTCAGGGAAAACACTTAGACTTTACCGAAATCATTATCTCTAACGACGCCTCCAAGGATGGCACGGCAGATCT contains:
- a CDS encoding M13 family metallopeptidase — encoded protein: MAWIIQLFLLFNFSFAATLTRDELLKKSPVPDKRQFDLSSKVKPCEDFHKYVCDEVEQKFKLPEDRERWSFSFTDNRERLLHAQKQFFSKMSSYTPPSDRELQFKNVHLACMDKKASAKEEKQFVKEEMDRLKALKTVDELMDLSQSRMDQGYESFSGFGTLPNKENPMVWDAMIASGLKTLPERSYYENKELMKDFRKILVDFFKTVKADQPEKRADWVITFESDYAMKTPLPREMRGRITEKRDIARKELLKKYPSLKLDRFVARIPEKTVFIDLMPEGNEFMNNAVTEMPLEQLKSVYMFHSISDYLDDAYPDYFKKFFNFRKKHLGGPNIRPPRQEECTQTAVAYFSMEIDKELMGILFPEFPQEKVIELGERVRKSIVSGLKNNKWMSSSTRKEAIKKIEKAKLFLVKPQNESEWDFMPIEKYSTDRQYANRALYKKARTEKSLKEISEERNPARWSMSPLTVNAYYSGADNKFVLPMGILQYPFFDGSSLDIENLAAMGSVVGHELGHGVDDKGSKYDYSGKVRQWFTDKDLKEFQTRGAQFVEQFDKIGHDGKLTLGENIGDHVGISFSYNAAFPDPAKASLEDKKKFFEAYARNWCQVIRPATAQRLLKTDPHSAGKERINQQVIHVDAFYDAYSCKEGDKMYRAPEARVRVW